In Labilibaculum sp. DW002, the genomic window TCCACTAATTGAAGTAAGTAGATTCGACTGCAAATCAACAAAAATCAAATTGGTGTTCTTACTAAGATCGATACTGGTGAGCCTATTTCCTATAAGGTAAATCGTATCCAATAAGGTATTAGCACTTAAATCAATGTCTTCTATTTCTTGGTTAGCTGCGGACAAAAGTTTTAGGTTCACAAAACCTTCAATTCCTGTTAAGTCAGCAATTTTCCCAAAATTAGTTGTCAGGTTTAAATCTAAGCGAGTTATTTTCTCAGCATCTGATTTCAGTATTTTTTTATTCAGAACTCCATCCGAATCTATGCCTTGTTCAATTAGTTTCGTTTCAAAATCAGCATCGGGAATGGCAATGTATAACTCTTCTTCCGGATCTGGATTGTTGCTGTCACTTGAACAGGCAACAAACACGCAGCATGCTACGACCAATATTGTATTTAGGATTCTATTTCTTTTCATGTTGTTGCTTTTATTTTATTTAAAGCATTAAAAATATAACTTATTATTTATAATTAGTCTTAAAAAGAATAATTAACCTAGAAATAACATTCTATTTCGGCTATTGTTCTTCGCAACCTTACTCAACAGCCCATATTTTAACGGTATGATCGCTACTGGCAGTTGCATACCACTTTCCATTGGAACTGATATCGCAGCCTAAGGCCAAATCATCATTGTGTTGGGTGATGGTTTGCAGAATGGTTTCGCTTTTGATATCCCAAAGCGTAGCTACAATATTTTTTACACTGTCTTTGTAGCCAAAATGATATTCCAATACTTCCCCGAGCATTTTCTTATCGGTCCCTCCTGCTACAAGTCGATTGTTATCGATAAAGACGACTGAGTGGAGTGCCTGGTTTTCACCTTTAAGCGTATGCAGTAAATCCCAGTTCATGGTATCCCAAATCTTCACTTTTTTATCGTCGGCACCGCTTGCTAACATGCTCCCATCTGGACTAAATGCTAAACTTAGAATGCTTTGAGTATGCGCCTCAATGGCATGTAGTAACTTGCCCGATTCAACTTCATAAACTCGGATAAAATCATCATTACCTGCACTAATCAAAAGTTCTCCAGTAGGATTAAAGACAACTTCCCAAACATCATGCTCCGATTCGTGAAATTCTTTAACAATTTCGCCTGTAATCGCATCCCAAATGGTTACTTTATTGTCATTGCCTCCTGCAGCAATTAAATCCCCAGAAGGGTGATAAGTTACCGACCATAAGGTTCCTTCATTTCCCTCTAGCACCTGCAGCAATTTCCCCGACTGTACATCCCATATTCTTGCTTTTCCATCGTAAGAACCTGTACAAACCATTTTGCCATCGGGGCTGAAATCCATGGATGGAGTGCCGTATGGATGTTTTAAG contains:
- a CDS encoding WD40 repeat domain-containing protein; amino-acid sequence: MKKKYKILGLLFIGLLALVYQQLFHQAKLVDAAYLTLNQEFTAHNNEVWEVKFGPNDSLMLSGGIDENAKIWSRHDGKVIHNLKHPYGTPSMDFSPDGKMVCTGSYDGKARIWDVQSGKLLQVLEGNEGTLWSVTYHPSGDLIAAGGNDNKVTIWDAITGEIVKEFHESEHDVWEVVFNPTGELLISAGNDDFIRVYEVESGKLLHAIEAHTQSILSLAFSPDGSMLASGADDKKVKIWDTMNWDLLHTLKGENQALHSVVFIDNNRLVAGGTDKKMLGEVLEYHFGYKDSVKNIVATLWDIKSETILQTITQHNDDLALGCDISSNGKWYATASSDHTVKIWAVE